A DNA window from Chryseobacterium sp. MEBOG06 contains the following coding sequences:
- a CDS encoding ankyrin repeat domain-containing protein, producing the protein MKNNEYIINIISSKNIDALKEWINNGGDAKTIIDGPYYKESLIQYIIDEIEDEDEDTYVTMIEVLIENGADVNYFHEAYNAPVFQTIYLNKPKVLKLILEKGAKIDIVGEERETPLTKTSLNQNVELMKLLLPYANKDLINKSGSFQAKTPLGLAFYFGNLEMIELLLKYKADPYVNDGEGYLTIENIPKDIDEELKKKIFNLIEKYKAK; encoded by the coding sequence ATGAAAAACAATGAATACATCATAAACATAATATCAAGTAAAAATATTGATGCTTTAAAAGAATGGATAAATAATGGTGGTGATGCAAAGACTATAATTGATGGTCCTTATTATAAAGAGAGTTTAATACAATATATCATAGATGAGATTGAAGATGAAGACGAGGATACTTATGTAACAATGATAGAGGTTTTAATAGAAAATGGAGCAGACGTAAATTATTTTCATGAAGCTTATAATGCTCCCGTCTTTCAGACAATATATTTAAATAAACCAAAAGTTCTAAAGTTGATTTTGGAAAAAGGAGCTAAAATAGATATTGTAGGGGAAGAACGTGAGACACCACTCACAAAAACTTCTTTAAATCAGAATGTTGAGCTGATGAAATTATTATTACCTTATGCAAATAAAGATCTTATCAATAAATCTGGGTCTTTTCAGGCGAAAACACCTTTAGGATTGGCATTTTATTTTGGAAATCTGGAGATGATAGAATTATTGCTGAAGTATAAAGCAGATCCTTATGTAAATGATGGAGAGGGTTATTTAACTATTGAAAATATTCCAAAAGATATTGATGAAGAATTGAAAAAGAAAATATTTAATCTTATAGAAAAGTATAAAGCTAAGTAA
- a CDS encoding leucine-rich repeat domain-containing protein yields MTDFIKKLEKDFDTQIIHSNEHIWENYYEMDKDGNIKTLYLNEVDLKDIGILLPIADSLVKLALPYCNVKMLRPLNAFSRLETLDLTGNKLPEKSFRYLGDLKSLKNLDLGATKLKDTSLLGDLINLEILYISCNPYLEVNGLEHLKFLQRLDVSLTEIDHIKKINVNENIRSLNIGETNIKRITDLERFPYLEELRINGSRVGKIEGLDTLHNLKQLLISANHVEEIEGLESLKNLEVLDLSHNEISKIKGLDNLKNLRKLNLNENKITKVENLDHLINLEFLTFEINKIKEFDASFYLI; encoded by the coding sequence ATGACAGATTTTATAAAAAAACTAGAAAAAGATTTTGATACTCAAATTATACATTCCAACGAACATATCTGGGAAAATTATTATGAGATGGATAAAGATGGGAATATTAAAACATTATATTTAAATGAGGTTGATTTAAAGGATATCGGTATATTATTACCAATAGCAGACAGTCTTGTTAAATTAGCTCTTCCATACTGCAATGTGAAAATGTTACGTCCCTTAAATGCTTTTTCACGGTTAGAAACATTAGATTTAACCGGTAATAAATTACCGGAAAAATCATTTAGGTATTTAGGAGATTTAAAAAGTTTGAAAAATCTGGATTTGGGAGCAACTAAACTTAAAGACACTTCTTTGTTGGGTGATTTAATTAATCTGGAAATATTATATATTAGTTGCAATCCGTATCTAGAAGTAAATGGTTTGGAACATTTAAAGTTCTTACAGCGGTTAGATGTCAGCCTGACTGAAATTGATCATATAAAAAAGATAAATGTTAATGAAAATATCCGCTCTTTAAATATTGGAGAAACTAATATTAAAAGAATAACTGATCTGGAGCGTTTTCCCTATTTGGAAGAATTGAGAATAAATGGAAGTAGGGTAGGCAAAATTGAAGGTTTGGATACCTTACACAATCTCAAACAACTTCTTATTTCGGCAAATCATGTAGAAGAAATTGAAGGTTTGGAAAGTTTGAAAAATTTAGAAGTATTAGACTTAAGCCATAATGAAATTTCAAAAATAAAAGGATTGGATAATCTGAAAAACTTAAGAAAATTAAATTTAAATGAAAATAAGATCACCAAAGTTGAGAATTTAGATCATCTTATTAATCTGGAGTTTTTGACTTTTGAGATCAATAAAATTAAGGAGTTTGATGCTTCTTTTTATCTAATTTAG